In Thermococcus celericrescens, the following are encoded in one genomic region:
- the ppsA gene encoding phosphoenolpyruvate synthase encodes MSEYKFIKWFEDLRKTDVPLVGGKGANLGEMTNAGIPVPPGFCVTAEAYKYFVENVKLEDGTVLQDWIMGVIAETNVDDSKQLQENTAKIRQKIIELPMLPEIAQEIEDAYKKLSARYNKDAVYVAVRSSATAEDLPEASFAGQQETYLDVYGVDDVIDKVKKCWASLWTARATFYRAKQGFDHSKVYLSAVVQKMVNSETSGVMFTANPVTNDRSEIMINAAWGLGEAVVSGSVSPDEYIVEKGTWKIKEKYIAKKEVMVVRNPETGKGTVYVKVADHLGPEWVEKQVLTEEQIIEVAKIGAKIEEHYGWPQDIEWAYDKDDGKLYIVQSRPITTLKDEVKTEEAEMTEEMNVLLKGLGASPGVGAGKVVVIFEASEIDKVKEGDVLVTTMTNPDMVPAMKRASAIVTDEGGRTCHAAIVSRELGIPAVVGTKEATKVLKDGMLVTVDGTRGVVYEGIVKSLVKKEEEEKAGGQVVVAGAPLVTATEVKVNVSMPEVAERAAATGADGVGLLRAEHMILGIGAHPIKFIRE; translated from the coding sequence ATGAGCGAATACAAGTTTATAAAGTGGTTTGAGGACCTCAGGAAGACCGACGTTCCCCTCGTCGGTGGAAAGGGTGCCAACCTCGGAGAAATGACCAACGCGGGAATACCCGTCCCGCCCGGATTCTGTGTTACCGCCGAGGCCTACAAGTACTTCGTCGAGAACGTTAAGCTTGAGGACGGTACCGTTCTCCAGGACTGGATTATGGGCGTCATCGCCGAGACCAACGTCGATGACAGCAAGCAGCTCCAGGAGAACACCGCCAAGATCAGGCAGAAGATAATCGAGCTCCCGATGCTCCCCGAGATCGCCCAGGAGATTGAAGATGCCTACAAGAAGCTCAGCGCCAGGTACAACAAGGACGCCGTTTACGTCGCCGTTAGGAGCTCCGCTACCGCTGAAGACCTCCCGGAGGCTTCCTTCGCCGGCCAGCAGGAGACCTACCTCGACGTCTACGGCGTTGACGACGTCATAGACAAGGTCAAGAAGTGCTGGGCTTCACTCTGGACTGCCAGGGCTACCTTCTACAGGGCCAAGCAGGGCTTCGACCACAGCAAGGTCTACCTCAGCGCCGTCGTCCAGAAGATGGTCAACAGCGAGACCAGCGGTGTCATGTTCACCGCCAACCCGGTCACCAACGACAGGAGCGAGATAATGATCAACGCCGCCTGGGGCCTCGGTGAGGCCGTCGTCAGCGGCAGCGTTTCCCCTGACGAGTACATCGTCGAGAAGGGCACCTGGAAGATAAAGGAGAAGTACATCGCCAAGAAGGAGGTCATGGTCGTCCGCAACCCGGAGACCGGCAAGGGCACCGTTTACGTCAAGGTCGCCGACCACCTCGGCCCCGAGTGGGTTGAGAAGCAGGTTCTCACCGAGGAGCAGATCATCGAGGTCGCCAAGATCGGTGCCAAGATCGAGGAGCACTACGGCTGGCCGCAGGACATCGAGTGGGCCTACGACAAGGACGACGGCAAGCTCTACATCGTCCAGTCCAGGCCGATCACCACCCTTAAGGATGAGGTTAAGACGGAGGAGGCTGAGATGACCGAGGAGATGAACGTCCTTCTCAAGGGTCTTGGAGCTTCACCCGGCGTTGGTGCCGGTAAGGTTGTCGTCATATTCGAGGCGAGCGAGATTGACAAGGTCAAGGAGGGCGACGTCCTCGTCACCACCATGACCAACCCGGACATGGTTCCGGCAATGAAGAGGGCTTCCGCTATCGTTACCGACGAGGGCGGAAGGACCTGCCACGCAGCCATCGTCAGCAGGGAGCTCGGCATCCCGGCCGTCGTCGGTACCAAGGAGGCCACTAAGGTCCTCAAGGACGGCATGCTCGTCACCGTCGACGGTACCAGGGGTGTCGTCTACGAGGGCATAGTCAAGAGCCTCGTCAAGAAGGAGGAGGAAGAGAAGGCTGGAGGCCAGGTCGTCGTTGCCGGTGCCCCGCTCGTCACCGCCACCGAGGTCAAGGTCAACGTCTCCATGCCGGAGGTCGCTGAGCGCGCTGCAGCCACCGGCGCCGACGGTGTCGGTCTCCTTCGCGCTGAGCACATGATCCTCGGAATAGGCGCCCACCCGATCAAGTTCATCAGGGAG